A single window of Liolophura sinensis isolate JHLJ2023 chromosome 6, CUHK_Ljap_v2, whole genome shotgun sequence DNA harbors:
- the LOC135468769 gene encoding prothoracicostatic peptides-like: protein MRGPQDLVMYAALLTLCGLCLLLSDRTVYCKAVSDESIDRDALDIKNLDGLEKPSSAKIEEKRKWADYATWGKRKWEGVPTWGKRWSEGLTTWGKRADDHNQAKRQWNQFVTWGKRSSADDKRKDWSSFSTWGKRGKWSGFNTWGKRDVNTDALENAITERVINRFDDDGDHGLNRDEMLAFVNWLRVTGGESPSLDGFNN from the exons ATGAGGGGGCCCCAGGACCTGGTCATGTATGCAGCTTTGCTTACCCTATGTGGTCTATGCCTTCTACTCAGTGATAGGACTGTGTATTGCAAAGCGGTTTCAGATGAAAGCATCGACAGAGACGCTCTTGATATAAAGAATTTGGATGGACTTGAAAAACCATCGAGCGCAAAGATTGAGGAAAAGAGAAAGTGGGCTGATTATGCCACATGGGGCAAAAGGAAGTGGGAAGGGGTTCCAACTTGGGGCAAACGTTGGTCCGAAGGTTTGACCACTTGGGGAAAACGAGCTGATGACCACAACCAGGCAAAACGACAGTGGAATCAATTCGTAACGTGGGGCAAGAGAAGCTCAGCTGACGATAAACGCAAGGATTGGTCCTCTTTTTCTACTTGGGGTAAAAGAGGGAAATGGTCAGGTTTTAACACATGGGGAAAACGTGATGTTAACACGGATGCCTTGGAGAATGCCATCACGGAAAGAGTTATCAACCGTTTCGATGACGACG GTGACCATGGACTCAACAGAGATGAAATGCTGGCCTTTGTTAACTGGCTACGCGTGACGGGGGGAGAAAGTCCGTCCCTGGACGGCTTTAACAACTAG